A single genomic interval of Lactococcus sp. S-13 harbors:
- a CDS encoding energy-coupling factor transporter transmembrane component T family protein — protein sequence MNNQLKVLGFKAGTGVIYEINATAKLLFFLLISISSMITYDTRYLAFVAIFSLILFRFSKIPFASVKRVAQFAALFALLNLLFVFIFDAGYGVRLYGSQTMLVGPLSSEELFYLFNLVLKYLCTIPLALLFILTTNPSQFASSLNKIGLPYRSSYSVSLALRYIPDMQEKFIAIRNAQEARGMDLSKKVNLFLRIKLNVQLLLPLIFSSLEQIDSISTAMELRRFGKKKKRSWYSYQPLQAKDYFVIFIAILGVLTVIALFFVNQGRFFNPFR from the coding sequence ATGAATAATCAACTTAAAGTCTTGGGATTCAAGGCCGGAACAGGTGTTATTTATGAAATAAATGCCACAGCAAAACTTTTGTTTTTTCTTTTGATATCCATCAGTAGCATGATTACTTATGACACCAGATACCTTGCTTTTGTTGCTATTTTCTCACTTATTTTATTCCGTTTTTCAAAAATTCCGTTTGCCTCAGTTAAACGGGTAGCCCAATTTGCAGCTCTCTTTGCACTACTTAACCTGTTGTTTGTTTTTATTTTCGATGCTGGTTATGGTGTACGACTTTATGGCTCTCAAACGATGTTGGTTGGGCCATTGAGTAGTGAAGAGCTCTTCTATCTTTTCAATCTCGTTCTTAAATATCTCTGTACGATTCCTCTTGCTCTTTTATTCATTTTGACCACAAATCCTAGCCAATTTGCAAGCAGTCTGAATAAGATTGGCTTACCTTATCGTTCTTCATATTCTGTTTCACTGGCCTTGCGCTATATTCCAGATATGCAAGAAAAGTTTATAGCAATTCGTAATGCGCAAGAGGCTCGAGGAATGGATTTATCTAAAAAGGTCAACTTGTTTTTACGAATTAAGCTGAACGTACAACTTTTGCTCCCTCTCATTTTTTCAAGCTTGGAGCAAATTGATAGCATTTCAACGGCAATGGAACTCCGACGATTTGGTAAAAAGAAAAAAAGAAGCTGGTACAGCTATCAACCATTGCAGGCAAAAGATTATTTTGTAATCTTTATCGCAATTTTAGGCGTTTTAACAGTGATTGCCCTTTTCTTTGTCAATCAAGGTCGATTTTTCAATCCTTTTCGTTAA